One Patescibacteria group bacterium DNA segment encodes these proteins:
- a CDS encoding MFS transporter, with protein MLKKATILGIKRNVFFLSVVSLLNDASSDMIYPLIPLFLSSVLGASYTTIGIIEGIAESTAATLRIFSGALSDRLKKRKIFAVIGYSFSTVVKPILAVATMPWHVLVVRFLDRAGKATRSAPRDALIADSIEATERGKSFGFHKMMDTMGAAIGPLFAFMLLRVFQGNFRPVFLLSFVAGAVAVGTLILFTSDATQVFLHPIQDPVKAKFAPHHLKELLRGPFLLFLAASTLFALGNASDAFLLLRAQNLGVATALIPIIYFVFNIVFAGFSYPLGRLSDKINRKTLIIAGYFIFILVYLGFANATAPWHAWALFGAYGLYFAFTEGVQKALIADFVPETLRATAYGAFNTLTGLALLPASIIAGSLWQRFGAQAPFLWGSFTAIGAILLFLPLFSHKRE; from the coding sequence ATGCTGAAAAAAGCAACAATCCTGGGTATTAAAAGGAACGTGTTCTTCTTGAGCGTGGTGTCGCTTCTTAATGACGCGTCCTCTGACATGATCTATCCTTTGATCCCGCTGTTTTTGTCTTCCGTGCTCGGCGCGAGCTATACCACCATCGGCATCATTGAAGGCATCGCGGAAAGCACTGCCGCGACACTGCGCATCTTCTCCGGGGCATTGTCGGATCGCCTAAAAAAAAGAAAAATATTTGCGGTCATCGGCTACAGCTTTTCCACGGTGGTGAAACCAATACTTGCGGTCGCCACCATGCCGTGGCACGTGCTGGTCGTGAGATTTTTGGACCGGGCCGGCAAAGCCACCCGCTCAGCCCCGCGCGATGCCTTGATCGCGGATTCCATTGAGGCGACGGAGCGCGGCAAGTCATTCGGCTTCCACAAAATGATGGATACCATGGGCGCGGCCATTGGCCCCTTGTTCGCCTTTATGCTCCTACGAGTGTTCCAAGGCAATTTCCGCCCTGTGTTCCTCTTGTCATTTGTCGCAGGCGCGGTCGCGGTGGGCACGCTTATTCTGTTCACCTCTGATGCCACACAAGTGTTCCTCCACCCGATCCAAGACCCTGTGAAAGCAAAATTCGCCCCGCACCATTTGAAAGAATTGCTGCGCGGGCCCTTTCTCCTCTTTCTTGCCGCGTCCACTTTGTTCGCGCTCGGCAATGCGTCTGACGCGTTTCTCCTTTTGCGCGCGCAGAACCTTGGCGTCGCAACTGCCCTTATCCCAATCATTTACTTCGTGTTCAATATTGTCTTTGCGGGTTTTTCGTACCCCTTAGGTAGACTCTCTGACAAAATAAACCGCAAGACGCTCATCATCGCGGGGTATTTTATTTTTATTTTGGTATACCTTGGATTTGCCAATGCGACCGCCCCATGGCATGCGTGGGCGCTGTTCGGGGCGTACGGACTCTACTTCGCCTTCACTGAAGGAGTGCAGAAGGCGCTCATTGCCGACTTCGTGCCTGAAACGCTGCGCGCAACCGCCTATGGCGCCTTTAACACGCTTACCGGACTCGCACTCCTTCCCGCAAGCATCATCGCAGGATCTCTATGGCAGCGCTTTGGCGCTCAAGCTCCTTTCCTCTGGGGCAGCTTCACTGCCATTGGCGCCATCCTCTTATTCCTACCGCTGTTCTCCCATAAAAGAGAGTAA
- the ribA gene encoding GTP cyclohydrolase II: MENYKKIESALHALKREKIIIVADDEKRENEGDFVMAAEFATPKTINFFLKVGRGIVCVPMTRERAEELHLPPMVPEEENNEVTHCEFTVSVDAKRGITTGISAYDRATTIRALANPRTRPYDLARPGHVFPLRSYPGGTLYRAGHTEAAVDLMQLAGLKPVAVVCEILEKSGRSARRAQLKHIARHHHLPYLTIAELIAYRRAREPLVRRVASASLPTELGTFKMYVYRSLISGIEHVALVKGKPVAGKPTLLRVHSQCLTGDTFHSLRCDCRPQLTRAMQKINDAGEGAIIYLNQEGRGIGLTNKIRAYALQDQGEDTVSAHTKLRLPVDMRDYHVGAQIIADLGIKKIRLLTNNPEKITGIARYGLKIVERVPLEVKPGRYNKKYLKTKRDRLGHLLTILDRR; this comes from the coding sequence ATGGAAAACTATAAGAAAATTGAATCAGCATTGCACGCGCTGAAGCGTGAAAAAATAATTATTGTGGCTGATGATGAGAAGCGGGAGAATGAGGGTGATTTCGTCATGGCTGCAGAATTTGCGACACCCAAAACGATCAATTTTTTTCTTAAAGTAGGCCGAGGAATTGTGTGCGTACCTATGACACGGGAACGCGCGGAAGAGCTGCACTTGCCTCCGATGGTGCCTGAGGAAGAGAATAATGAGGTGACGCATTGCGAATTTACCGTATCAGTGGACGCAAAGCGAGGAATCACCACAGGCATATCTGCTTATGATCGCGCGACGACGATACGGGCGTTGGCAAATCCTCGCACGCGCCCCTATGACCTTGCCCGTCCCGGGCATGTTTTCCCATTAAGAAGTTATCCCGGCGGCACGCTCTATCGGGCAGGGCACACGGAAGCGGCCGTTGACCTGATGCAGCTTGCGGGATTGAAACCCGTCGCAGTGGTCTGTGAGATTTTAGAGAAAAGTGGAAGATCAGCGCGGCGCGCGCAGTTGAAACATATTGCACGCCATCATCATTTGCCTTATCTTACCATCGCTGAATTAATTGCGTATCGTCGCGCACGCGAACCATTGGTGCGCCGGGTTGCGAGCGCTTCGCTCCCCACAGAGCTCGGCACGTTCAAGATGTATGTGTATCGTTCGCTCATCAGCGGTATTGAACATGTCGCGCTGGTGAAGGGAAAGCCTGTAGCGGGAAAACCGACGCTCCTGCGCGTTCATTCCCAATGCCTGACCGGCGATACGTTCCATTCCCTGCGGTGCGACTGCCGCCCGCAGTTAACGCGTGCGATGCAAAAAATAAATGATGCGGGTGAGGGCGCGATCATTTATCTGAATCAGGAAGGGCGCGGCATCGGGCTTACCAACAAGATTCGCGCGTATGCGCTGCAAGATCAGGGAGAAGATACTGTTTCGGCGCATACCAAATTAAGGCTGCCCGTTGATATGCGGGATTATCATGTCGGCGCACAGATTATTGCCGATCTGGGTATAAAAAAAATTCGTTTGCTTACTAATAATCCCGAGAAAATTACCGGCATAGCCCGGTACGGATTGAAGATTGTAGAGCGCGTGCCGCTGGAAGTGAAACCCGGGAGATATAACAAAAAATATCTTAAAACCAAACGCGACCGGCTGGGGCATTTGCTCACCATTTTAGATCGCAGATAA
- a CDS encoding cyclase family protein, with protein sequence MKIIDVTLPLTSSLVVWPGEQGLRTRPVRTFSKDGVRVSNLSFGAHTGTHLDAPAHFLSSGKPLETIPLDNLVGPCRVLRLNIGKRKEVEVKDLARFHIKRGERLLFNLGNGKHLLTKRFYQDYGAIGNDAAKFLAAKKIKLVGVDYLSVERRGNPGHPVHKSLLRAGVAIVEGVNLTGVKPGKYTLVCLPLKIIGIEASPVRAILLK encoded by the coding sequence ATGAAAATAATTGACGTAACCTTACCGCTTACTTCCTCGCTCGTGGTATGGCCGGGAGAACAGGGATTGCGCACGCGGCCGGTGCGGACTTTTTCGAAGGACGGCGTCAGGGTGTCAAACCTTTCGTTCGGCGCGCATACCGGCACTCACCTTGATGCTCCGGCGCATTTTTTGTCATCCGGCAAACCGCTTGAAACAATTCCGCTAGATAACCTTGTCGGGCCGTGCAGGGTTTTAAGATTGAATATAGGGAAGAGGAAAGAAGTTGAGGTAAAGGATTTAGCACGGTTTCATATCAAACGCGGCGAACGGCTGCTTTTTAATCTGGGCAACGGGAAACATTTATTAACGAAGAGATTTTATCAGGACTATGGCGCGATAGGAAACGATGCCGCCAAATTTCTTGCCGCGAAGAAAATTAAATTAGTGGGCGTTGATTATCTCTCCGTGGAACGCCGCGGCAACCCCGGCCATCCCGTGCATAAGAGTCTACTGCGCGCGGGTGTTGCCATAGTGGAAGGAGTGAATCTGACGGGAGTAAAACCGGGCAAGTACACTCTCGTCTGCTTGCCATTGAAGATTATCGGCATTGAAGCGTCGCCGGTGAGAGCGATTCTGTTGAAATAG
- a CDS encoding transaldolase family protein: MKLFIDSANLEEIKTALSWGMVDGCTTNPTLAAKNGASPVRSNPAQRDAVPTLERTSNGVNDFLPIAKQILSLVPGPVSLEVLSQDYAGMTREGVALAKLGKNVVVKLPTTIEGLKACRALVNKKIRVNMTLVFSALQALLVAKSGATYVSPFVGRLDDAGHDGNEVVQEIIEIYDNYGFKTQVLYASVRSPLHVKQAALMGCDIATCPFSVLEKLVQHPLTDTGLSKFLSDWKKSGLKPLV; this comes from the coding sequence ATGAAACTTTTCATTGATTCAGCCAATCTCGAAGAAATCAAAACCGCGCTATCATGGGGCATGGTGGACGGCTGTACCACCAACCCTACGCTTGCCGCCAAGAACGGCGCTAGCCCCGTTAGAAGTAATCCCGCTCAGCGGGATGCAGTTCCGACGCTGGAACGGACTTCTAACGGGGTAAACGATTTCCTCCCCATCGCGAAGCAAATCCTCTCGCTCGTCCCCGGACCTGTCAGCCTTGAAGTGCTCTCCCAAGACTATGCAGGCATGACGCGGGAAGGAGTGGCGCTCGCAAAACTTGGGAAAAATGTAGTCGTGAAGCTCCCCACCACTATTGAAGGCTTGAAAGCATGCCGTGCGCTCGTCAATAAAAAAATACGCGTCAATATGACGCTGGTATTCTCAGCTCTGCAAGCCTTGCTCGTCGCCAAATCCGGCGCGACCTATGTTTCTCCATTTGTCGGACGGCTGGATGACGCGGGGCACGACGGCAACGAGGTGGTGCAAGAAATTATTGAAATCTACGATAATTATGGATTTAAGACCCAGGTCCTGTATGCCAGCGTCCGCTCACCCTTGCACGTGAAACAAGCGGCGCTCATGGGATGCGACATTGCCACGTGTCCCTTCTCCGTTTTGGAAAAACTGGTCCAGCACCCCTTAACCGACACCGGGCTTAGCAAATTCCTCTCGGACTGGAAAAAGTCAGGGTTGAAACCTCTTGTCTAA
- a CDS encoding alcohol dehydrogenase catalytic domain-containing protein, translating into MFAAGLKLKEPGIFAFDIPKPRIERPDEVLIKIIATGIDGTDKSLYRHHLVDAPAQEDFLVLGHESYGVVEAVGKEVKDIKPGDYVVPTVRRGCGICSACRNHQSDYCYTGLYKERGIHKLHGFLTEYVVEHAHHLVTIPKDLGPISVWIEPMSIIMKAMEQMLMIQQRVPFFCPHRQHGWGTTDWGGCKKGIVIGAGPLGFLATAVLALHGMELYNVEIVPEDNIKVQFIKELGASYIDGNAFTAQQVAQGIDRIDLIFEASGASKLAIDFIPVMSRNAIYLMTGVPRVSGRNEEFDADLLLRQIVRQNQVIIGSVNGNREHFKKAVAMVQEIEEHYHHILTRAISHRFPLKDFSKAFDLQDPNQLKIVLDVSPKA; encoded by the coding sequence ATGTTTGCCGCGGGATTAAAATTAAAAGAACCAGGAATATTTGCCTTTGATATCCCCAAGCCCCGCATTGAGCGGCCAGATGAGGTATTGATAAAGATAATCGCCACGGGGATTGACGGCACTGACAAGTCGCTGTACCGCCATCACCTTGTGGATGCGCCGGCGCAAGAGGATTTCCTCGTGCTGGGGCACGAGAGTTACGGCGTCGTAGAAGCGGTGGGGAAAGAGGTGAAAGACATAAAGCCCGGGGATTATGTGGTGCCGACCGTGAGAAGGGGGTGCGGTATCTGTTCCGCGTGCCGCAACCATCAGAGCGATTACTGCTATACCGGCCTGTATAAGGAGCGGGGCATCCATAAGCTGCACGGGTTTCTGACGGAGTATGTCGTGGAGCACGCGCATCATCTTGTCACGATTCCCAAAGATCTTGGTCCTATCAGCGTGTGGATTGAGCCCATGAGTATCATCATGAAGGCGATGGAGCAGATGCTCATGATCCAGCAGCGTGTGCCGTTTTTCTGCCCCCACCGTCAGCATGGTTGGGGCACGACAGATTGGGGAGGGTGCAAGAAGGGCATTGTGATTGGCGCAGGACCTCTCGGATTTTTGGCAACCGCGGTACTCGCGCTTCACGGTATGGAGCTTTATAACGTGGAGATTGTGCCGGAGGATAATATCAAAGTGCAATTCATCAAGGAACTTGGCGCAAGTTATATTGACGGCAATGCGTTCACCGCCCAACAGGTGGCGCAGGGCATTGATCGGATTGACCTTATCTTTGAAGCGTCAGGCGCGAGCAAGCTCGCCATTGATTTTATCCCGGTGATGAGCAGGAACGCGATCTACCTCATGACCGGCGTGCCGCGGGTGTCTGGGAGGAATGAGGAGTTTGACGCGGACCTTCTTCTGCGGCAAATAGTCAGGCAGAATCAGGTGATTATCGGGAGCGTGAACGGGAACCGCGAGCATTTCAAGAAGGCGGTTGCCATGGTGCAGGAGATTGAAGAGCATTATCACCACATCCTCACACGGGCCATTTCCCATCGGTTTCCTCTGAAGGATTTCTCCAAAGCGTTTGACTTGCAGGATCCGAACCAGCTGAAAATAGTACTCGACGTGTCACCCAAAGCCTAA
- the ribD gene encoding bifunctional diaminohydroxyphosphoribosylaminopyrimidine deaminase/5-amino-6-(5-phosphoribosylamino)uracil reductase RibD, whose protein sequence is MKGTDEMKYMARALALARRATVTAVAPNPQVGAVIVKSGQVIGEGYHARYGGPHAEAVALSRCRVNPKGATLYVTLEPCSHWGKTPPCIEAIISASIKKVVCAIQDPNPLVRGNGIKALRRGGIKVQVGIMRREAERLNEEFFFYHRPPTSSPLSGGRRGGWLPFVAVKVATSLDGKITTRMGDSKWITSQAARTYARDLRSTYQSVLVGIHTVLSDNPHLGARAKGVPDPVRIIVDPAARVPVRAKVLRDKNVIVCVSERAPTAKIKKLRKSDFEVWQFNHTEISIHALLKRLGERGIHSVLVEGGGETIGRFFDARAVQKVYWFHAPLVIGGREAVSSVGGIGARFLKSAFKLENVTRKVIGSDMLTVGYAKY, encoded by the coding sequence ATGAAGGGGACAGATGAAATGAAATATATGGCTCGCGCGCTTGCGCTCGCCCGTCGCGCGACGGTGACTGCCGTGGCTCCCAATCCCCAAGTAGGGGCTGTGATTGTCAAGAGTGGGCAGGTGATTGGCGAAGGCTATCATGCGAGATATGGAGGGCCGCACGCGGAAGCGGTTGCATTGTCGCGGTGCCGGGTGAATCCCAAGGGAGCCACGCTTTACGTCACACTTGAGCCATGTTCCCATTGGGGCAAGACGCCGCCCTGCATAGAAGCGATTATCAGCGCTAGCATTAAGAAGGTGGTATGCGCGATCCAGGATCCCAATCCGTTGGTCAGGGGAAATGGCATAAAGGCATTAAGGCGAGGAGGTATTAAGGTTCAAGTGGGAATAATGCGACGAGAAGCAGAACGATTGAATGAGGAGTTCTTTTTTTATCATCGACCCCCCACATCCTCCCCCCTTTCAGGGGGGAGACGGGGAGGGTGGTTGCCGTTTGTGGCAGTGAAGGTCGCGACAAGTTTGGACGGAAAAATTACGACAAGGATGGGCGACTCAAAATGGATTACCTCGCAGGCGGCACGCACTTATGCGCGGGATTTAAGAAGCACCTACCAATCAGTTCTCGTCGGCATTCACACGGTGCTCTCTGATAATCCGCATTTGGGAGCAAGGGCAAAAGGAGTGCCGGATCCGGTGAGGATCATCGTGGATCCTGCGGCAAGGGTTCCCGTGCGCGCGAAAGTATTGAGGGATAAAAATGTCATTGTATGCGTGAGTGAAAGAGCGCCCACGGCAAAGATAAAAAAATTACGAAAATCAGATTTTGAGGTGTGGCAATTTAATCATACAGAAATTTCCATCCATGCACTGCTCAAACGATTGGGGGAGCGTGGTATTCACTCAGTGTTAGTGGAGGGAGGCGGCGAAACGATAGGGCGATTTTTCGATGCCCGTGCTGTACAGAAAGTATATTGGTTTCACGCTCCTTTGGTGATCGGCGGCCGCGAAGCAGTCTCTTCGGTGGGAGGAATTGGCGCGCGCTTTTTAAAATCAGCGTTTAAATTGGAAAATGTTACTCGCAAGGTCATCGGGTCTGATATGCTCACGGTAGGTTATGCGAAGTATTAG
- a CDS encoding BadF/BadG/BcrA/BcrD ATPase family protein, translated as MHYYLGVDGGGTSTAAAIANEHGKVVGTGIAGPSLYKVAGLKGAMENIRKALFAAEKKACVKFPSYAYAVFGLSGVDSLQDWQMLSQKIFKHFKKKIGDRFRVVNDVVIALAAGTDKPYGVAVIAGTGSNAYAVGPKGEAYAGGLGSLLSDEGSAYAIGSETLRAAVKSFDGRGGRSALEPLLCRQLGVKNMREAVDKVYTSSFNKTSLAALAPLCVRAAHRGDKVARSIVAHAALELGSMACAVIRRSGLSSRAFDLILWGGVFQAGDILLSSFKKAVHHTAPKVHIVLLKKPPYMGALKLARGM; from the coding sequence ATGCATTATTATCTTGGAGTAGACGGGGGAGGTACGAGCACGGCCGCAGCGATTGCGAATGAACATGGAAAAGTGGTGGGGACGGGAATTGCTGGCCCTTCTTTGTATAAAGTCGCAGGATTGAAAGGGGCGATGGAAAATATTCGGAAGGCGTTGTTCGCCGCGGAGAAAAAGGCGTGTGTAAAATTTCCGTCGTACGCGTATGCAGTATTTGGGCTGTCGGGCGTTGACTCTCTGCAGGATTGGCAGATGTTATCGCAGAAAATTTTCAAGCATTTTAAGAAAAAGATTGGAGATCGTTTCAGAGTGGTAAATGATGTCGTGATTGCGCTTGCCGCAGGCACTGATAAACCATATGGCGTAGCAGTGATTGCAGGCACAGGATCAAACGCGTATGCAGTGGGGCCTAAGGGCGAGGCTTATGCAGGGGGCTTGGGCTCCTTGCTCTCTGATGAGGGAAGCGCGTATGCGATAGGGAGCGAGACCTTGCGGGCTGCGGTGAAAAGTTTTGACGGCAGGGGAGGGCGCAGTGCGCTTGAACCGTTGCTCTGTAGACAGCTTGGAGTGAAGAACATGCGCGAAGCCGTGGACAAAGTTTACACTTCCTCATTCAATAAAACTTCTCTCGCGGCATTGGCGCCTCTGTGCGTGCGCGCCGCTCATCGCGGCGATAAAGTGGCGCGCAGTATCGTCGCGCACGCCGCCCTTGAGCTTGGCTCAATGGCGTGTGCGGTCATACGGAGATCTGGGCTTTCCTCGCGCGCGTTTGACTTAATCCTCTGGGGAGGCGTATTTCAGGCAGGCGACATTCTCTTGTCATCGTTCAAAAAAGCTGTGCACCACACGGCGCCAAAGGTGCACATCGTGCTTCTAAAAAAGCCTCCCTACATGGGCGCCTTAAAACTTGCGCGCGGAATGTAA
- the ribH gene encoding 6,7-dimethyl-8-ribityllumazine synthase, with amino-acid sequence MENNIFSKNLSGKGMKFALIMSRFNEQVTKGLERGARKALEEAGVAEKDIVAYYVPGAFEIPLVAAVVAERQAADAVICLGVVIRGETPHFEYISRAVSSGIMELNLRAHMPVLFGVLTTDTLEQADARSGQGKDNKGYEVANAAVEMVTLMKNLNSQP; translated from the coding sequence ATGGAAAATAATATATTTTCAAAAAACCTATCTGGGAAAGGCATGAAATTCGCGCTCATCATGTCGCGTTTTAATGAGCAGGTGACGAAGGGGCTTGAGCGGGGCGCCAGAAAAGCGCTCGAAGAAGCCGGTGTGGCGGAAAAGGATATTGTCGCGTATTATGTGCCGGGCGCATTTGAGATCCCCCTTGTTGCCGCGGTGGTCGCAGAGAGACAAGCGGCAGATGCCGTTATCTGCCTTGGCGTCGTTATCCGCGGCGAAACGCCGCACTTTGAGTATATTTCCCGCGCCGTATCCTCGGGTATCATGGAGCTGAATCTCCGCGCGCACATGCCGGTCTTGTTTGGCGTGCTCACCACCGATACTCTTGAGCAGGCCGATGCGCGGTCAGGGCAGGGTAAGGACAATAAAGGATACGAAGTGGCAAACGCGGCAGTGGAAATGGTCACATTGATGAAAAATTTAAACTCTCAACCCTAA
- the tsaE gene encoding tRNA (adenosine(37)-N6)-threonylcarbamoyltransferase complex ATPase subunit type 1 TsaE: protein MISHSVADTNKLASRLVKGLHGGDVVGLVGPLGAGKTTFVQGLARALGVKKHITSPTFVLLHTYTLPKQLNNITTLVHVDYYRLHTPQQLIDIGIREHLDDPHALTVIEWAEKVKSLLPARTLWINFSHTHKDGERLLDTNRRFS, encoded by the coding sequence ATGATTAGCCATTCTGTTGCAGACACCAACAAATTAGCTTCTCGGTTAGTAAAAGGTTTGCATGGCGGCGATGTGGTGGGGTTAGTCGGCCCTTTGGGCGCGGGAAAAACCACATTCGTGCAAGGCCTCGCCCGCGCCTTAGGCGTTAAGAAACATATCACCAGCCCTACGTTCGTTCTCCTTCACACCTACACGCTTCCAAAACAATTGAACAATATAACTACCCTCGTTCATGTTGACTACTATCGTCTCCATACTCCGCAGCAGCTTATCGATATCGGTATCCGTGAGCATCTTGATGATCCCCACGCCCTTACGGTGATCGAGTGGGCTGAAAAGGTAAAATCCTTACTTCCCGCACGCACTCTCTGGATAAACTTTTCGCACACTCATAAAGACGGGGAACGGTTGCTTGACACAAATCGGCGATTCAGTTAG
- the gnd gene encoding decarboxylating 6-phosphogluconate dehydrogenase, whose amino-acid sequence MTIGFIGLGKMGGAMALRLLKNGVSVVAYNRSSQAYPALKRAGAVIASSARDAASRLKGRKIIWLMVPQGRPVTQLISLLVGQLRKGDIVIDGGNSNYLDSQRRAKALKRKGIYFLDIGTSGGTSGARNGWCFMAGGEKKAFKMLEPLLKIMSRPRGGYLYCGASGAGHLVKTVHNGIEVGMMEAIGEGLAVLHGSLFKLKLAEVADVWTKKSIIDSRLIAWARDALKNPGFRRIAPYVEGGTTGNWTVEEAKRRGVRVPAIKAALQERARSRQCKDGFAHKVVAALRQEFGGHSVKILNQKS is encoded by the coding sequence ATGACCATTGGATTTATAGGACTTGGAAAAATGGGCGGGGCGATGGCGCTCCGTCTCCTGAAGAATGGAGTGAGCGTGGTGGCGTATAACCGCTCTTCTCAAGCCTATCCTGCCCTGAAGCGGGCAGGTGCGGTGATTGCGTCGTCAGCGCGGGATGCAGCCTCACGGCTTAAAGGGAGGAAGATCATTTGGCTCATGGTGCCGCAGGGTAGGCCAGTTACTCAGTTAATCAGTTTATTAGTTGGTCAGTTACGAAAGGGTGATATTGTGATTGACGGGGGGAATTCTAATTATCTTGATTCTCAGCGGCGGGCAAAGGCATTAAAGCGCAAAGGGATATATTTTCTGGACATTGGCACGAGCGGGGGTACAAGCGGCGCGCGCAACGGATGGTGTTTTATGGCGGGAGGAGAGAAAAAAGCTTTCAAGATGCTTGAACCCTTATTAAAGATTATGAGCCGTCCTCGAGGGGGCTATCTTTATTGCGGAGCCTCAGGCGCCGGACATTTGGTAAAGACCGTGCACAATGGCATTGAGGTGGGGATGATGGAAGCGATTGGTGAAGGCTTGGCGGTATTGCACGGATCACTTTTTAAATTAAAACTTGCCGAGGTCGCTGACGTGTGGACGAAGAAGAGCATTATTGATTCGCGGTTAATCGCATGGGCGAGAGATGCGCTCAAAAATCCAGGATTCAGACGCATTGCGCCGTATGTTGAGGGAGGGACGACGGGGAATTGGACGGTTGAAGAAGCAAAGCGACGTGGCGTGCGTGTGCCGGCCATTAAGGCTGCGCTTCAGGAGCGCGCGCGCTCGCGGCAGTGCAAGGACGGTTTCGCGCACAAAGTGGTCGCGGCGCTGCGGCAGGAGTTTGGAGGACACAGCGTGAAAATCCTAAATCAGAAATCCTAA
- a CDS encoding riboflavin synthase: MFTGIVQSLGTIRRIVPTTDGWRLTVDLPSGFGTLIQGMSLAVNGICVSVVEYKSRQCTVDIMPETGRRTTFHCWRVGDKVNLERPLRSGDEMSGHFVTGHIDGVGKVLRVVRRQREVRMIIKVPQSFMRYIAAQGAVAIDGISLTVARVRGKVFTVALIPYTLTHTVLGNWHVGDMVNIEVDILARYLDRLMTYGK, translated from the coding sequence ATGTTTACTGGTATTGTTCAATCATTAGGTACGATACGGCGCATTGTCCCGACTACGGATGGCTGGCGGCTTACGGTCGATTTGCCGTCTGGTTTTGGGACATTGATACAGGGTATGTCATTGGCGGTGAACGGTATATGCGTGAGCGTCGTGGAATACAAAAGTCGGCAGTGTACGGTGGACATTATGCCCGAGACAGGTCGCCGTACTACCTTTCACTGTTGGCGTGTCGGCGATAAGGTGAATCTCGAGCGCCCATTACGCAGCGGCGATGAGATGAGTGGGCATTTTGTGACTGGTCATATTGATGGGGTGGGAAAGGTCTTGAGGGTGGTACGACGACAGAGAGAGGTTCGTATGATCATCAAAGTTCCTCAATCGTTTATGCGTTATATTGCAGCTCAAGGAGCCGTTGCAATTGACGGTATTAGTCTTACGGTTGCCCGTGTGCGTGGCAAGGTCTTTACGGTAGCACTCATTCCGTATACGCTTACCCATACTGTCCTTGGGAATTGGCATGTCGGGGATATGGTGAATATTGAGGTTGATATTCTTGCGCGTTATCTTGACAGACTCATGACCTATGGAAAATAA